TTTCCACTTTACAGGTATATGATGTTtctttgggcttgttgagctgtgccctcagcagaaccttgtACTtcttgttgtgtgtgtgtgtggtgaacTCGTGTTTGGTACTCGTTGCttgtggcggtttgctttatttgtaaagcggggcgaaagcctttttcggtaattatTTAGTTAATATATGTATTTCAGTAACTTAATTTGCTCAGCTTTAACAAGAAAATTGTAGTTATTTAGCAGGATCACAGCTTGTGAAAATAATCATTTTGCATTGATGTAACAATTTGTGTTTCATTTATACCTTTTTGCATGAACATACTGAACTATCACAGAACAATTCTCAGCACTTAACTAAATATGTCAAATTATATTCTTCAGCCGTGTCATGGAAGGGACTTCAGCTAAAGCTATTGTAATTCCTGCAACTGGAGATAGTCTTGGAGTTACACCAAGGAATGGTGATATGTCCTGGAAAGATTTTCTTTCTCGTGCTGCCGGGAGGTATGCAGCAAATGATCCTTCCATGTCACTCAAAATAAACAACTCTGTTCAGATGCTTTCTTTTCGTGAAAATTTGAACACCCACATTGCAAAACAGAGGTGATTTTGTGATGTGACCAACATGGGAGCGACATGTCTTGGATTTGCAGGTCATCCATGTACTCTCCAGTTTATCAATCTGCAGACGCCTTAATTAATATACTGTTTTCATCAGGAACAACTGGTAAACACTGCCTTGAGTTTCTGACACAATTTCCTTTAATCTCTGGTTGCACCGTTTCCCATGTTCACAACTTCACGTGTGATTTGATCTGTTCTATTTGCTTTTGGTGCAGGAGAGCCAAAAGTTATACCGTGGACACAACTTTGTCCCATAAGATGTGCAGCTGATACCTGGGCACATTTGGATCTTCGACCAAAGGACGTAGACTTGTGGCCTACAAATCTGGGTTGGGTTATGGGACCGATACAAATATTCTCATGCTTTCTAAATGGTGCAACATTGGCCTTATATCATGGTTCTCCACTTGGACGTGGTTTCTGCAAATTTGTGCAGGTGTGGCCTATTTTGCACCATCTCTTGGTTTAAACTGCTAAAGTTGATTTGTCCTTGTTCCATTTTTTTTAGTTAAAGTAAGCCTTGGCCTTGTTCTTATTTTTTGTATCCATTACTTCGCTTGAATCTGGTATAGATAAGGCTTACTGGCTACCTAATTAACTTCATAGTTTGTCTATTCTCCCAAGTTTTTTTTTCTATGCATCATAGAGCTTTTTCTTCTGAATGAATCAGGTAGGATTTTATCAAAAGTCCCTGCATATTATATTAGAAGCTGAGTATAAATTGTTCTTTACCCATGCGCTTCGTGATAATGTCCAAATTGCAGGATGCCCGTGTGAGTGTATTAGGATCTGTGCCTAGCTTGGTGAAGTCTTGGAAGGCAGGGAATCTTACTCAAGGGCTAGACTGGACCAAAATCAGGCAAGTTGCTACTTACACTGTTAGGAAGCATTCAACTTCATCACAAGCTCCGCTAAAGAAGCTAAATTTCTATAATCGCAGGGTACTTGCTACAACAGGGGAGGCTTCTGATATTGATGATAATCTGTGGCTATCTTCGCGTACCTGTTACAAGCCCATTGTTGAGTGCTGTGGGGGCACAGAGCTGGCATCCTCATACATTCAAGGGAGACTTTTACAGCCACAAGCTTTTGGAGCTTTCAGTGGTCCATCAATGTCCACTTGGTTTGTCATACTCGATGAACAGGGAAATCCATATGTAAGAATTGTTCGTAGAATATTCTAAGTTTGGTGATTGCGTTTGCTGTGTAAGCATTTGACGTTTGCTATGACAGCCTGATGATCTGCCTTGTTCTGGAGAAGTGGGTCTCTTCCCTTTATATTTTGGTGCTACCAATCGGCTTCTCAATGCTGACCATGATAAGGTTTACTTTGATGGAATGCCCATTTACAAAGGACGGGTATGGAGTCGCTTACCTCAATTTTTACTAAACTGCTTGACAAAATTATGAAGATGTTCGACATTTGCAGCAGTCAACTTTTTAAGCTTTATAAAATCAGTGTGTTCTCCAAGTTTTCCAGTGGAGCCCTACCGAGAAGATGAGTATGATTTAGGCATGCTATTGTGCTCTGATATAAGTTGCAATGATAAGTGTGTTATGAAAAATAGTACTAGCAACATTTGAGTCAATGTTCCCTTTGCTGAACTAATCAAATAAATCTGACTACATACTTTTAGAAGTTATCAGTAATAACCAAAATGGTGAAAGCTCACACGTTGTAACGGTATTTCTACTGCAGCAACTCCGACGACATGGAGATATAATCCAGAGGACAGTAGGTGGTTACTATATCGTGCAGGGCAGAGCAGATGACACTATGAATCTTGGAGGGATTAAGGTTGAAGCTCCCTCTTCATTGTTTTCAGTATGATGTCATCACTCTTGCATCTCATGAAACCAATTCAATATTGCTCTTGCCTGACCAGACAAGTTCAGTGGAGATCGAACGGGTTTGTAATGGCGCCGATGACGGTCTGCTAGAAACAGTAGCTGTTAGCATCAAACCTTCTGGCGGGGGACTAGAACAACTGGCTATATTGGCAGTGCTAAAAGATGGATCCACAGCATGCGATGcaaatcttctgaagagcaagttcCAGAGAGCCATTCAGAAGAACCTCAACCCCCTTTTCAAGGTAAGAGCTTCTCTTTTCTGACATTCAGTTCAGATGATCAGATGGGCACATCCATAATGAGGGAATTGAGATCGTTTGTTCGTCCTGACAGGTGAGCTACGTCAAAATCGTCCCCGAGTTCCCGAGAACTGCTTCAAACAAGCTTTTGAGAAGGGTCCTGAGGGATCAGCTGAAGCAAGAACTCGCGAATCGCAGCAAGCTATAACGGGCCTGAGGGATATCTATGTCTTTTCAACAGGAAAATGGATCTTCATGATCCAAGTTTATTGAACTCACGGCGTGTTACAACGGTTCGATTCCCT
This portion of the Triticum dicoccoides isolate Atlit2015 ecotype Zavitan chromosome 7A, WEW_v2.0, whole genome shotgun sequence genome encodes:
- the LOC119329826 gene encoding probable acyl-activating enzyme 18, peroxisomal isoform X1; translated protein: MAATARGSVGEIRAGDVEAAGLTAADAVAFLAALRSATGKCGADAAAAWAAVVAAGVLRPDHPHALHQLVYYSVYAGWDRAQRGPPPYWFPSPTDCKQTNLGRVMEENGPKLLGASYKDPISSFGLFHKFSVQNQEVYWKLVLNELSVKFVREPKTILDASDKSKKGGSWFPGAVLNIAECCLLPWPSQNRTDDSIAIVWRNEGFGDYPVNRMSLKELRTQVMTVANALDTIFRKGDRIAIDMPMTCNAVIVYLAIILGGFVVVGIADSFAPQEIGNRMRVAKAKAIFTQDFIIRGGKKFPLYSRVMEGTSAKAIVIPATGDSLGVTPRNGDMSWKDFLSRAAGRSSMYSPVYQSADALINILFSSGTTGEPKVIPWTQLCPIRCAADTWAHLDLRPKDVDLWPTNLGWVMGPIQIFSCFLNGATLALYHGSPLGRGFCKFVQDARVSVLGSVPSLVKSWKAGNLTQGLDWTKIRQVATYTVRKHSTSSQAPLKKLNFYNRRVLATTGEASDIDDNLWLSSRTCYKPIVECCGGTELASSYIQGRLLQPQAFGAFSGPSMSTWFVILDEQGNPYPDDLPCSGEVGLFPLYFGATNRLLNADHDKVYFDGMPIYKGRQLRRHGDIIQRTVGGYYIVQGRADDTMNLGGIKTSSVEIERVCNGADDGLLETVAVSIKPSGGGLEQLAILAVLKDGSTACDANLLKSKFQRAIQKNLNPLFKVSYVKIVPEFPRTASNKLLRRVLRDQLKQELANRSKL
- the LOC119329826 gene encoding probable acyl-activating enzyme 18, peroxisomal isoform X2, encoding MAATARGSVGEIRAGDVEAAGLTAADAVAFLAALRSATGKCGADAAAAWAAVVAAGVLRPDHPHALHQLVYYSVYAGWDRAQRGPPPYWFPSPTDCKQTNLGRVMEENGPKLLGASYKDPISSFGLFHKFSVQNQEVYWKLVLNELSVKFVREPKTILDASDKSKKGGSWFPGAVLNIAECCLLPWPSQNRTDDSIAIVWRNEGFGDYPVNRMSLKELRTQVMTVANALDTIFRKGDRIAIDMPMTCNAVIVYLAIILGGFVVVGIADSFAPQEIGNRMRVAKAKAIFTQDFIIRGGKKFPLYSRVMEGTSAKAIVIPATGDSLGVTPRNGDMSWKDFLSRAAGRSSMYSPVYQSADALINILFSSGTTGEPKVIPWTQLCPIRCAADTWAHLDLRPKDVDLWPTNLGWVMGPIQIFSCFLNGATLALYHGSPLGRGFCKFVQDARVSVLGSVPSLVKSWKAGNLTQGLDWTKIRVLATTGEASDIDDNLWLSSRTCYKPIVECCGGTELASSYIQGRLLQPQAFGAFSGPSMSTWFVILDEQGNPYPDDLPCSGEVGLFPLYFGATNRLLNADHDKVYFDGMPIYKGRQLRRHGDIIQRTVGGYYIVQGRADDTMNLGGIKTSSVEIERVCNGADDGLLETVAVSIKPSGGGLEQLAILAVLKDGSTACDANLLKSKFQRAIQKNLNPLFKVSYVKIVPEFPRTASNKLLRRVLRDQLKQELANRSKL